A genomic region of Zea mays cultivar B73 chromosome 6, Zm-B73-REFERENCE-NAM-5.0, whole genome shotgun sequence contains the following coding sequences:
- the LOC100283349 gene encoding chaperone protein dnaJ 16 isoform X1 yields MAGSRFGSFKSEKGDSASAAAAAGGAAQRRDPYEVLGVGRTATDQEIKSAFRRMALKYHPDKNGDDPVASDRFQEVTFSYNILSDPDKRRQYDTSGFDAIESDSQELELDLSSLNTVNTVFAALFSKLGVPIKTTVSATVLEEALNGSVMVSQLQLGNSVQRKVEKQSAHFYSVDITEKQAKMGLVCRVHSNDKSKFKLLYFELEENGGLSLALQEDSVKVGKVTAAGMYFLGFPVYRFEQNNLAAAAKDSDGAFFKRLDSFQPCDIHELKPGTHFFAVYGDNFFKSASYTIEVVCGESFPAEKEMLRNVEAKILTKRAELSKFESEYREVLAKFTEMTSKYTQEMQAIDGLLKERNEIHASYTNNPPLKRSSSRNKAKSPSKVAKTGTEKHHQKEKKVKDHCMEGCGSDSDNSSEKKSKERFPRKKWLNLPFKLDRRKTC; encoded by the exons ATGGCGGGGTCGAGGTTCGGGTCGTTCAAGTCGGAGAAGGGCGACTCCGCCTCCGCAGCGGCGGCAGCGGGTGGAGCGGCGCAGAGGAGGGACCCGTACGAGGTGCTCGGGGTGGGCCGCACCGCCACCGACCAGGAGATCAAGAGTGCGTTCCGACGCATGGCGCTCAA GTACCATCCGGACAAGAATGGCGATGACCCTGTTGCATCAGACAGGTTCCAGGAAGTCACATTCTCCTATAACATCCTGTCAGATCCCGATAAGAGGCGGCAGTACGATACATCAGGATTTGAT GCAATCGAATCTGATAGTCAGGAACTGGAGCTGGACTTGTCGAGTCTCAACACTGTAAACACGGTGTTTGCAGCTCTTTTTAG TAAGCTTGGTGTGCCAATTAAAACAACTGTTTCAGCTACAGTTTTAGAGGAGGCATTGAATGGTTCGGTTAtggtttctcaactccagctaggAAACTCAGTGCAGAGAAAG GTGGAAAAGCAATCGGCCCATTTCTATTCTGTGGATATAACTGAAAAACAAGCTAAAATGGGGCTAGTTTGTCGTGTTCACTCAAACGATAAAAGCAAATTCAAG TTGCTATATTTTGAGCTTGAAGAAAATGGCGGGCTTAGTCTTGCACTACAG GAAGACAGTGTGAAGGTTGGGAAAGTTACTGCTGCAGGGATGTATTTCCTTGGTTTTCCTGTGTACCGTTTTGAACAAAATAACCTG GCAGCTGCTGCAAAAGATTCTGATGGTGCATTCTTTAAAAGATTGGATAGCTTTCAGCCATGTGACATACATGAACTGAAACCTGGAACACACTTCTTTGCTGTCTACG GTGACAACTTCTTCAAGAGCGCTAGTTATACTATAGAGGTTGTATGTGGTGAATCTTTTCCTGCCGAAAAGGAGATGCTACGAAATGTGGAGGCCAAGATACTCACAAAACGAGCTGAACTTTCCAAATTTGAGTCAGAGTATAGGGAG GTTTTGGCGAAGTTCACTGAAATGACCAGCAAATACACACAAGAAATGCAAGCG ATTGATGGTCTTTTGAAGGAAAGGAATGAGATCCATGCTTCCTATACCAACAATCCACCTCTAAAACGGAGTTCCAGCAGGAATAAAGCCAAGTCGCCTTCGAAAGTGGCCAAAACTGGTACAGAAAAACATCATCAGAAGGAAAAGAAGGTGAAGGATCACTGCATGGAGGGATGTGGAAGTGACAGCGATAACtcaagtgaaaagaaatcaaaagAGCGGTTCCCAAGGAAGAAATGGCTGAACCTTCCATTCAAACTTGACAGGAGAAAGACGTGCTGA